A window of the Streptomyces sp. NBC_00250 genome harbors these coding sequences:
- a CDS encoding family 2B encapsulin nanocompartment shell protein — MSVDTEPTASPAPVPAVEIRQVQLSLSTAAARNLATTTKSEPQMQGISSRWLLRTLPWVHTPGGAYRVNRRLSYVVGDGRVTFVKSGSRVEVIPAELAELPLLRGFDDPTALSALAERFVQKEYEPGQVVVHAGQAADHVHLIAHGKIEKIGTGQYGDETLLGRLGDGDAFGGQVLDGDGRWEFTAKAVTACTLLVLPRAAYRAVSEQYENLRDHVRGLSPNGHHPSTNKAGEAAIELSAGHVGEAVLPGAYADYELKPREYELSVAQTVLKVHTRVADLYNQPMNQTEQQLRLTVQELRERQEYELVNNPEFGLLHNTDYDQRIQTHSGPPTPDDLDDLLSMRRGTEYLFAHPRAIAAFGKECNKRGLLLGTVDLGGHHIPAWRGVPLLPCGKIPVSDRQSSSIIAVRTGEDNEGVIGLHQTGLPDEIEPGLNCRFMGIDEKAIISYLVTAYYSAAILVPDAVGILENVEVRPRA; from the coding sequence ATGTCGGTCGACACAGAGCCGACGGCCTCCCCGGCCCCCGTCCCCGCCGTCGAGATCCGCCAGGTCCAGCTCAGCCTCAGCACCGCCGCCGCTCGCAACCTCGCCACCACCACCAAGTCCGAGCCCCAGATGCAGGGCATCAGCTCCCGCTGGCTGCTCCGCACCCTTCCCTGGGTCCATACGCCCGGCGGCGCCTACCGGGTCAACCGCCGCCTCTCGTACGTCGTCGGCGACGGCCGCGTCACCTTCGTCAAGAGCGGCTCCAGGGTCGAGGTCATCCCCGCCGAACTGGCCGAACTGCCCCTCCTGCGCGGCTTCGACGACCCCACCGCGCTCAGTGCGCTCGCCGAGCGCTTCGTCCAGAAGGAGTACGAGCCCGGCCAGGTCGTCGTGCACGCCGGCCAAGCGGCCGACCACGTCCATCTGATCGCCCACGGCAAGATCGAGAAGATCGGCACCGGCCAGTACGGCGACGAGACCCTCCTCGGGCGGCTCGGCGACGGCGATGCCTTCGGCGGCCAGGTGCTCGACGGGGACGGCCGGTGGGAGTTCACGGCCAAGGCCGTCACCGCGTGCACCCTGCTCGTCCTGCCCCGTGCCGCGTACCGGGCCGTGTCGGAGCAGTACGAGAACCTCCGCGACCACGTCCGCGGCCTCAGCCCCAACGGACACCACCCCTCCACCAACAAGGCGGGCGAGGCGGCGATCGAACTCAGCGCCGGCCACGTCGGCGAGGCCGTGCTGCCCGGCGCCTACGCGGACTACGAACTCAAGCCGCGCGAGTACGAGCTCAGCGTCGCCCAGACCGTCCTCAAGGTCCACACCCGCGTCGCCGACCTCTACAACCAGCCGATGAACCAGACGGAGCAGCAGCTGCGCCTGACCGTCCAGGAACTCCGGGAGCGGCAGGAGTACGAACTCGTCAACAACCCCGAGTTCGGGCTGCTGCACAACACCGACTACGACCAGCGCATCCAGACCCACTCCGGCCCGCCCACGCCGGACGACCTCGACGACCTGCTGAGCATGCGGCGCGGCACCGAGTACCTCTTCGCCCACCCCCGTGCCATCGCCGCCTTCGGCAAGGAGTGCAACAAGCGCGGCCTGCTGCTCGGCACCGTGGACCTCGGCGGGCACCACATCCCGGCCTGGCGCGGGGTCCCCCTGCTGCCGTGCGGCAAGATCCCCGTCAGCGACCGGCAGAGCTCCTCGATCATCGCGGTCCGCACCGGCGAGGACAACGAAGGCGTCATCGGCCTCCACCAGACCGGCCTGCCCGACGAGATCGAGCCCGGTCTCAACTGCCGCTTCATGGGCATCGACGAGAAGGCGATCATCTCCTACCTCGTCACCGCCTACTACTCGGCCGCGATCCTCGTACCCGACGCGGTCGGCATCCTGGAGAACGTCGAGGTGCGCCCCCGCGCCTGA
- a CDS encoding VOC family protein — protein MPTRLNPYLSFSGEAKQAMEFYKQVLGGSLALNTYGDSGAGAPPGYADKIMHGMLETPSGFTLMGSDTPPGMEHTPGNNFAVSLSGDDAAELRGYWEKLSDGSTVSVPLDKQMWGDVFGMCTDKFGITWMVNITEQR, from the coding sequence GTGCCCACTCGCCTCAATCCCTACCTCAGCTTCTCCGGTGAAGCGAAGCAGGCCATGGAGTTCTACAAGCAGGTCCTCGGTGGCAGCCTCGCCCTCAACACGTACGGCGACTCCGGCGCCGGGGCGCCCCCCGGATACGCCGACAAGATCATGCACGGCATGCTGGAGACGCCCAGCGGATTCACTCTGATGGGCTCCGACACCCCGCCCGGCATGGAGCACACGCCGGGGAACAACTTCGCGGTGAGCCTGAGCGGCGACGACGCGGCCGAACTGCGCGGCTACTGGGAGAAGCTGTCCGACGGCAGCACCGTGTCCGTCCCGCTGGACAAGCAGATGTGGGGCGATGTGTTCGGCATGTGCACGGACAAGTTCGGGATCACGTGGATGGTCAACATCACCGAGCAGCGCTGA
- a CDS encoding alpha/beta fold hydrolase, protein MPKIISYDGTELAYRIVGEGEPLVCLAGGPMRDAVYLGDLGGLAAHRALVLLDPRGTGASAEPADPGTYRCDRQVGDVEALRVHLGLERIDLLGHSASGNLATLYAAAHPERIRSLVLVTSMGRAVGVDTTDEEWDKAVEVFADQPWYAEARAALDTIGPDTPLARVNEIAAPFAYGRWDAAAQEHAAGAERQIHWEAAVAYHGEGAYDPEAIRRALTALTAPVLILAGEYDANPTPAKAAEAAAHFPHAELVVLPGAGHFPWVDDAEAFVHPIAAFLDPEVRTVTVDGVRLAYRVQGAEDAPPVVLVHGRTENSTTWTRIATELAADHRVYAVDLRGHGLSDRPGRYGFDVFRDELGGFIEALGLTGATVVAHSMGAGAAYLLAQRKPELIGRLVLEEPPVFFPLDPPRPWVARPEGPLGFDWEIVLATNAQLNAPDSAWREELPAITAPTLVVAGGPASHISQDQLPWLADRIPDARLVTIESGHLVHTDRPTEFLAALREFGLR, encoded by the coding sequence ATGCCCAAGATCATTTCGTACGACGGGACCGAACTCGCCTACCGGATCGTGGGGGAGGGCGAGCCGCTGGTCTGCCTGGCGGGCGGACCGATGCGGGACGCCGTCTATCTCGGCGACCTGGGAGGGCTCGCCGCCCACCGCGCCCTGGTCCTCCTCGATCCCCGAGGCACCGGGGCGAGCGCCGAGCCGGCCGACCCCGGCACGTACCGCTGCGACCGGCAGGTCGGCGACGTCGAGGCGCTCCGCGTCCACCTCGGTCTGGAGCGCATCGACCTCCTCGGTCACTCGGCCTCCGGGAACCTGGCCACCCTGTACGCCGCCGCCCACCCCGAACGGATCCGCTCCCTCGTCCTCGTCACCTCCATGGGCCGCGCGGTCGGCGTCGACACCACCGACGAGGAGTGGGACAAGGCCGTCGAGGTCTTCGCCGACCAGCCCTGGTACGCGGAGGCGAGGGCCGCACTCGACACGATCGGCCCGGACACCCCGCTGGCGCGCGTCAATGAGATCGCGGCCCCCTTCGCCTACGGCCGCTGGGACGCGGCCGCGCAGGAACACGCGGCGGGCGCGGAACGGCAGATCCACTGGGAGGCCGCCGTCGCCTACCACGGCGAGGGCGCCTACGACCCGGAGGCGATCCGCCGCGCGCTCACCGCGCTCACCGCGCCGGTCCTGATCCTGGCGGGGGAGTACGACGCGAATCCCACCCCGGCCAAGGCGGCCGAGGCGGCCGCCCACTTCCCCCACGCCGAACTCGTCGTGCTGCCGGGCGCCGGACACTTCCCCTGGGTGGACGACGCGGAGGCGTTCGTCCACCCGATCGCCGCCTTCCTCGACCCGGAGGTGCGTACGGTCACGGTGGACGGCGTACGCCTCGCCTACCGGGTACAGGGCGCCGAGGACGCCCCGCCCGTCGTCCTGGTCCACGGGCGCACCGAGAACAGCACGACCTGGACGCGGATCGCGACGGAACTCGCCGCCGACCACCGGGTGTACGCGGTCGACCTACGCGGCCACGGACTCAGCGACCGGCCGGGTCGCTACGGCTTCGACGTCTTCCGAGACGAACTCGGCGGCTTCATCGAGGCCCTCGGCCTCACCGGCGCCACGGTCGTCGCCCACTCGATGGGCGCCGGTGCCGCGTATCTGCTCGCTCAGCGGAAGCCGGAGCTCATCGGCAGGCTCGTCCTGGAGGAGCCGCCGGTCTTCTTCCCGCTCGACCCGCCGCGCCCGTGGGTCGCACGTCCCGAGGGCCCCCTCGGCTTCGACTGGGAGATCGTCCTGGCCACGAACGCCCAGCTGAACGCGCCCGATTCCGCTTGGCGCGAGGAGCTCCCCGCGATCACGGCCCCCACCCTCGTCGTCGCGGGCGGCCCGGCCAGCCACATCTCCCAGGACCAGCTGCCCTGGCTGGCCGACCGCATCCCCGACGCCCGCCTCGTGACGATCGAGTCGGGACACCTCGTCCACACGGACCGGCCGACGGAGTTCCTGGCCGCACTGCGGGAGTTCGGACTCCGGTGA
- a CDS encoding crotonase/enoyl-CoA hydratase family protein, which yields MGGTEHLGVRREGATLVLTLNRPEAKNALSLPMLVGLYDGWLEADADDSIRSVVLTGAGGTFCAGMDLKALAGKGMEGEQYRDRLKADPDLHWKAMLRHHRPRKPVIAAVEGYCVAGGTEILQGTDIRVAAASATFGLFEVRRGLFPIGGSTVRLPRQIARTHALEMLLTGRPYTAEEAARIGLVGRVVPDGTALDTALDIADRINACGPLAVEAVKASVYETTEMTETEGLAAELKRGWPIFDTADAKEGARAFAEKRAPEYRRE from the coding sequence ATGGGTGGCACCGAACACCTCGGCGTGCGGCGCGAAGGCGCCACGCTCGTACTCACCTTGAACCGGCCCGAGGCCAAGAACGCCCTCTCGCTGCCGATGCTCGTCGGCCTCTACGACGGCTGGCTGGAGGCCGACGCCGACGACAGCATCCGCTCCGTCGTCCTCACCGGCGCGGGCGGCACGTTCTGCGCCGGCATGGACCTCAAGGCCCTCGCCGGCAAGGGAATGGAGGGCGAGCAGTACCGGGACCGGCTCAAGGCCGACCCCGACCTGCACTGGAAGGCGATGCTGCGCCACCACCGCCCCCGCAAACCCGTCATCGCCGCCGTCGAGGGCTACTGCGTCGCGGGCGGCACCGAGATCCTCCAGGGGACGGACATCCGGGTCGCGGCCGCCTCGGCGACGTTCGGCCTCTTCGAGGTCCGGCGCGGGCTCTTCCCGATCGGCGGCTCCACGGTCCGCCTGCCCCGACAGATCGCCCGTACCCACGCCCTCGAAATGCTCCTCACGGGCCGCCCGTACACGGCCGAGGAGGCCGCACGCATCGGCCTCGTCGGACGGGTCGTCCCCGACGGCACCGCACTCGACACGGCCCTCGACATCGCCGACCGGATCAACGCCTGCGGCCCGCTCGCCGTCGAGGCCGTGAAGGCATCCGTGTACGAAACCACCGAGATGACGGAGACGGAGGGGCTGGCCGCCGAACTGAAGCGCGGGTGGCCGATCTTCGACACGGCGGACGCCAAGGAGGGGGCGCGGGCGTTCGCGGAGAAGCGGGCGCCGGAGTACCGCCGGGAGTGA
- a CDS encoding acyl-CoA synthetase, with translation MEYNLADLFESVVDAVPDREALVYVDHPGTGEERRLTYAGLDAAANRIAHHLVDAGIRPGEHLGLHLYNGIEYLQTVLACLKARIVPVNVNYRYVEEELVYLYRDADLAALVFDAEFTDRVAAALPQTEKLRHLVRVGTPPEGAADLDCVPYTGAEAGGSPERGFGPRSADDLFIIYTGGTTGMPKGVLWRQEDLFFAGLFGGDPSGEPVKRPEELAERVAAGGAGITFFPAPPLMHGTSTLTAFIAFNYGQRVVLHRKYVPEEVLRTLEKEKVSSISLVGDAMLRPLVDALRGPLKGTDLSALFSLSSSGAIMSETVRAQLQELMPNVLLLNNFGSTESGSNGRATDDSGPAKGFRLHVNERTQVVDPATRAPVGTGEIGRLAQRGHVPLGYYNDPEKTAETFFERDGVRWVLLGDMATVDDTGVVTVLGRGSQCINTGGEKVYPEEVEQALKSHPDVYDALVAGVPDARWGNHVAAVVQLRPDAPPLDLESLQTHCRPRLAGYKVPRQLVLTDRIQRSPSGKADYRWARTVAVEADASAEDRA, from the coding sequence GTGGAGTACAACCTTGCCGACCTGTTCGAATCGGTGGTCGACGCGGTGCCCGACCGCGAGGCACTGGTGTACGTCGATCATCCGGGGACGGGCGAGGAGCGCAGGCTCACGTACGCCGGGCTCGACGCCGCCGCCAACCGCATCGCCCACCACCTCGTCGACGCGGGCATCCGGCCCGGCGAACACCTCGGCCTCCACCTGTACAACGGGATCGAGTACCTGCAGACCGTCCTCGCCTGCCTCAAGGCGCGGATCGTGCCGGTCAACGTGAACTACCGTTACGTGGAAGAGGAGTTGGTCTACCTCTACCGGGACGCCGACCTGGCCGCACTCGTCTTCGACGCCGAGTTCACGGACCGGGTCGCGGCGGCGCTGCCGCAGACGGAGAAGCTGCGGCACCTCGTGAGGGTGGGGACCCCGCCCGAGGGAGCGGCCGACCTGGACTGCGTGCCGTACACCGGGGCGGAGGCCGGCGGATCACCCGAGCGGGGCTTCGGGCCACGCTCGGCGGACGACCTCTTCATCATCTACACCGGCGGTACGACCGGGATGCCCAAGGGCGTCCTGTGGCGCCAGGAGGACCTGTTCTTCGCGGGACTCTTCGGCGGCGACCCCTCGGGCGAGCCGGTGAAGCGCCCCGAGGAACTGGCCGAGCGGGTCGCGGCCGGTGGCGCCGGCATCACCTTCTTCCCCGCGCCGCCGCTCATGCACGGCACCTCCACACTGACCGCGTTCATCGCCTTCAACTACGGCCAGCGGGTCGTCCTGCACCGCAAGTACGTCCCGGAGGAAGTCCTCCGCACCTTGGAGAAGGAGAAGGTCTCCAGCATCTCCCTGGTCGGGGACGCGATGCTGCGGCCCCTCGTGGACGCGCTGCGCGGGCCGCTGAAGGGCACGGACCTCTCCGCCCTCTTCAGCCTCTCCTCGTCCGGGGCGATCATGTCGGAGACCGTGCGGGCGCAGCTCCAGGAGCTGATGCCGAACGTGCTCCTGCTCAACAACTTCGGCTCCACCGAGTCCGGTTCCAACGGCCGCGCCACCGACGACTCCGGCCCCGCCAAGGGCTTCCGGCTCCACGTCAACGAACGCACCCAGGTCGTCGACCCGGCGACCCGTGCCCCCGTCGGCACCGGCGAGATCGGCCGGCTGGCCCAGCGCGGCCACGTGCCGCTCGGCTACTACAACGACCCCGAGAAGACCGCCGAGACGTTCTTCGAGCGGGACGGGGTGCGGTGGGTGCTCCTCGGCGACATGGCGACGGTGGACGACACCGGGGTGGTCACCGTCCTCGGGCGCGGCTCCCAGTGCATCAACACGGGCGGCGAGAAGGTCTATCCGGAGGAGGTCGAGCAGGCGCTGAAGTCCCACCCCGACGTGTACGACGCACTGGTCGCCGGAGTGCCGGACGCCCGCTGGGGCAACCATGTCGCCGCGGTCGTCCAGCTCCGCCCGGACGCGCCTCCCCTGGACCTGGAGTCCCTCCAGACCCACTGCCGCCCCCGTTTGGCGGGGTACAAGGTCCCCCGCCAGCTGGTCCTCACCGACCGCATCCAGCGCTCCCCCAGCGGCAAGGCGGACTACCGCTGGGCCCGCACGGTGGCGGTGGAGGCGGACGCGAGCGCCGAGGATCGCGCCTGA
- a CDS encoding GNAT family N-acetyltransferase yields the protein MEEPQHLRDLYDRQLRREARPDGPGCRIDRVGDVVRQTGPAHAWNGVLWSGLDAAGADRAIAGQLDHYRAEGLSFEWKLYAHDTPADLGDRLLAAGFTAEDPETLMAAEAAALPHDVPLPAGVELRAVTDEAGVRQVVEVHERAFGTDSGHIGRQLLDRLAADPDTVTAVVALADGEPVSAARLELCPGTDFAGLWGGGTVEAWRGRGLYRALVAHRARIAAERGHRYVQVDAADTSRPILQRLGFLTLSTTTPYTYGS from the coding sequence ATGGAAGAACCCCAGCACCTCCGTGACCTGTACGACCGTCAGCTGCGCCGCGAGGCGCGCCCCGACGGACCCGGCTGCCGGATCGACCGCGTCGGCGACGTCGTCCGCCAGACCGGACCCGCGCACGCCTGGAACGGCGTCCTCTGGTCCGGTCTCGACGCCGCGGGCGCCGACCGCGCCATCGCCGGGCAGCTCGACCACTACCGCGCCGAAGGCCTGTCCTTCGAGTGGAAGCTGTACGCCCACGACACCCCCGCCGACCTCGGCGACCGGCTCCTCGCCGCGGGCTTCACCGCCGAGGACCCCGAGACCCTGATGGCCGCCGAGGCCGCCGCGCTGCCCCACGACGTCCCGCTGCCCGCAGGAGTCGAACTCCGCGCCGTCACCGACGAGGCAGGGGTACGCCAGGTGGTGGAGGTCCACGAGCGCGCCTTCGGCACCGACAGCGGCCACATCGGACGCCAGCTCCTGGACCGGCTCGCGGCCGACCCCGACACCGTCACCGCCGTCGTGGCCCTCGCCGACGGCGAACCGGTCAGCGCGGCCCGGCTCGAACTCTGCCCCGGCACCGACTTCGCCGGCCTCTGGGGCGGCGGCACCGTGGAGGCCTGGCGCGGCCGGGGCCTCTACCGCGCCCTCGTCGCCCACCGCGCGCGTATCGCGGCCGAACGCGGCCACCGCTACGTCCAGGTCGACGCGGCGGACACGAGCCGTCCCATCCTCCAACGCCTCGGATTTCTCACCCTCTCCACCACGACCCCCTACACGTACGGCAGTTAG
- a CDS encoding Zn-ribbon domain-containing OB-fold protein — protein sequence MKAAPPPEILQAPLVVEFPFTRSLGPVQSAFLTGLRERTVLGVRTETGEILVPPVEYDPATAAELRDLVEVGATGTVTTWAWNPEPRTGQPLRTPFAWVLVRLDGADTALLHALDASGPEAVRSGMRVRIRWAAERSGAITDIACFEPYDSDPTAEPRPHEGRFADPVTGIVAPARLDYTYSPGRAQTRYLHALAERRTVGERCPSCAKVYVPPRGACPTCGIATTDQVEVGPSGTVTTFCIVNIKAKNAEIDVPYVYAHIALDGAGLALHGRIAGIPYDQVRMGLRVEPVWSEDGRYPDHYRPTGEPDADYDTYKELL from the coding sequence ATGAAAGCCGCCCCGCCCCCCGAAATCCTGCAAGCACCGCTCGTCGTCGAATTCCCCTTCACCCGCTCCCTCGGCCCCGTCCAGTCCGCCTTCCTCACCGGCCTGCGCGAGCGAACCGTCCTCGGCGTCCGCACCGAGACCGGCGAGATCCTCGTCCCGCCCGTCGAGTACGACCCCGCCACCGCCGCCGAGCTCCGCGACCTCGTCGAGGTCGGCGCCACCGGCACCGTCACCACCTGGGCCTGGAACCCCGAGCCCCGCACCGGGCAGCCCCTCCGGACGCCCTTCGCATGGGTCCTCGTCCGCCTCGACGGCGCCGACACCGCCCTCCTGCACGCCCTGGACGCTTCCGGCCCCGAAGCCGTCCGCTCCGGCATGCGGGTCCGGATCCGCTGGGCGGCCGAACGTTCCGGCGCGATCACGGACATCGCCTGCTTCGAGCCGTACGACAGTGACCCGACGGCCGAACCACGTCCGCACGAGGGGCGGTTCGCCGACCCCGTCACCGGCATCGTCGCCCCCGCCCGCCTCGACTACACCTACAGCCCCGGCCGCGCACAGACCCGCTATCTGCACGCCCTCGCCGAGCGCCGCACCGTCGGCGAGCGCTGCCCCTCCTGCGCCAAGGTCTACGTGCCGCCCCGCGGCGCCTGCCCCACCTGCGGCATCGCCACCACCGACCAGGTCGAGGTCGGTCCGAGCGGCACCGTCACCACCTTCTGCATCGTCAACATCAAGGCGAAGAACGCCGAGATCGACGTGCCGTACGTCTACGCACACATCGCCCTCGACGGCGCCGGGCTCGCCCTCCACGGACGCATCGCCGGCATCCCGTACGACCAGGTCCGGATGGGCCTGCGCGTCGAACCGGTGTGGAGCGAGGACGGCCGCTACCCCGACCACTACCGGCCCACCGGCGAGCCCGACGCCGACTACGACACCTACAAGGAGCTGCTGTGA
- a CDS encoding pentapeptide repeat-containing protein, which produces MAETRESALRGDCANCFGLCCVALPFAKSADFAVNKAPGEPCRNLQEDFRCGIHTRLRPSGFQGCTVYDCFGAGQQVSQVTFGGVSWREAPETASQMYDVFYVMRQLHELLRYLTEALGRPAARPVHAELRTALARVEKLTGGSADDLEKLRVPDVRAEVNQLLLRTSELVRATAGGKPKSRRGADLLGKRLRGAKLRGTDLRGALLIAADLTGADLSLTDLIGADLRDADLSGADLTGALFLTQPQLNAARGNAETRLPEGFERPAHWAS; this is translated from the coding sequence GTGGCCGAGACCCGGGAATCCGCACTGCGCGGCGACTGCGCCAACTGCTTCGGTCTGTGCTGTGTGGCGCTGCCTTTCGCGAAGTCCGCCGACTTCGCCGTGAACAAGGCGCCCGGTGAGCCCTGCCGGAACCTCCAGGAGGACTTCCGCTGCGGCATCCACACCCGGCTGCGACCGAGCGGATTCCAGGGCTGCACGGTGTACGACTGCTTCGGCGCCGGCCAGCAGGTCTCCCAGGTGACCTTCGGCGGCGTGTCCTGGCGCGAGGCGCCGGAGACCGCGAGCCAGATGTACGACGTGTTCTACGTGATGCGCCAGCTCCACGAGCTGCTGCGCTACCTCACGGAGGCGCTGGGCCGCCCGGCGGCCCGCCCCGTCCACGCCGAGCTGCGGACCGCGCTCGCCCGCGTCGAGAAGCTCACCGGAGGCTCGGCGGACGACCTGGAGAAGCTGCGGGTGCCGGACGTGCGCGCCGAGGTGAACCAGCTGCTCCTGCGGACGAGCGAGTTGGTCCGCGCCACGGCCGGCGGCAAGCCGAAGAGCCGGCGGGGGGCGGACCTGCTCGGCAAGCGGCTGCGCGGGGCGAAGCTGCGGGGCACCGACCTGCGCGGGGCGCTGCTGATCGCCGCCGATCTGACGGGGGCCGATCTGTCGCTCACGGATCTGATCGGCGCGGACCTGCGGGACGCCGATCTCTCGGGCGCGGACCTGACGGGCGCCCTCTTCCTGACGCAGCCCCAGCTGAACGCGGCGCGCGGGAACGCCGAGACCCGCCTTCCGGAGGGTTTCGAGCGCCCCGCGCACTGGGCGTCCTGA
- a CDS encoding serine/threonine-protein kinase yields MSGQQSGRGGAGEIFQALAADDPTTVAGYRLAARLGAGGMGKVYLSYTPGGRPVAIKLIRPEFGEDAEFRRRFAQEVRSAQRVQGLFTAPVIDADPEGAQPWLATAYVPGPSLADAVVAHGALPVETVLLLVAGMAEALHVIHGAGIVHRDLKPSNVLLAADGPRVIDFGIAHAADATSLTGSGVTIGTPSFMAPEQAAGRKVTPATDIFALGQVAAYASTGVPAFGEGTSHGVLYRIVHEEPDLGAVPERLNELVTRCLAKDPEARPTLAEIIRLCQAANASTVLRRPEDWLPAPVSADITARAAAPAPVQTPPPPPTAPTGGYPPTAPAGPAPAAAYSPTAPSTPAPPAAPPGAYGPPVGHQATPPPGPYSTPPPHAAPTHAAPQHTAPTHAAPQHTTPTHAAPGHTYAPQQGPFPPSYPHPGAPGGPMSTPPGARRGSAKKGLFVAVAAVLAFGVVGGVTAYTLLKDKDRTNASDNDKPSGTGGPTASGTTGTGGTGSTSGTTGTPSAKPPTAPAAKPADFTNINLTAGYHLTLGDEVVRPQDGEDGGYELSYDTGGYFDAESSGGNLVLLDPGQVGSLDVCRAETRFTQNVYVSKLSQGRQLCVTTGSGHMGLVTVKGISPEDSPSTYVTIDVTVWRNAAPSS; encoded by the coding sequence ATGAGTGGTCAGCAGTCGGGTCGAGGGGGTGCGGGTGAGATCTTCCAGGCGCTCGCGGCGGACGATCCCACCACGGTCGCGGGATATCGGCTCGCCGCCAGGCTGGGTGCCGGCGGTATGGGCAAGGTGTATCTGTCGTACACCCCCGGTGGCCGGCCCGTCGCCATCAAGCTGATCCGCCCCGAATTCGGCGAGGACGCGGAGTTCCGCCGCCGGTTCGCCCAGGAGGTGCGCTCCGCGCAGCGCGTCCAGGGCCTCTTCACCGCGCCCGTGATCGACGCCGACCCCGAGGGCGCACAGCCCTGGCTGGCCACCGCCTACGTCCCGGGCCCCTCGCTCGCCGACGCGGTCGTCGCCCACGGAGCGCTGCCCGTCGAGACGGTGCTGCTGCTGGTCGCCGGCATGGCCGAGGCCCTGCACGTCATCCACGGCGCCGGGATCGTGCACCGCGACCTCAAGCCGTCCAACGTCCTCCTCGCCGCCGACGGGCCCCGCGTCATCGACTTCGGCATCGCCCACGCGGCCGACGCGACCTCTCTCACCGGCAGCGGCGTCACGATCGGCACACCGTCGTTCATGGCGCCCGAGCAGGCCGCCGGGCGCAAGGTCACCCCGGCCACCGACATCTTCGCGCTCGGGCAGGTCGCGGCGTACGCCTCGACCGGCGTCCCGGCCTTCGGCGAGGGAACCTCGCACGGCGTCCTCTACCGGATCGTGCACGAGGAGCCGGACCTCGGCGCGGTGCCGGAGCGACTGAACGAGCTCGTCACCCGCTGCCTCGCGAAGGACCCCGAGGCGCGGCCGACGCTCGCCGAGATCATTCGGCTCTGCCAGGCGGCGAACGCGTCGACGGTGCTCCGTCGGCCCGAGGACTGGCTGCCGGCACCGGTCTCCGCCGACATCACGGCCCGCGCGGCCGCTCCGGCGCCCGTCCAGACGCCGCCGCCCCCGCCGACCGCGCCCACGGGCGGCTATCCGCCCACCGCTCCGGCCGGGCCCGCGCCCGCCGCGGCCTACTCGCCGACCGCTCCGTCCACCCCGGCGCCGCCGGCCGCCCCGCCCGGCGCGTACGGGCCGCCCGTCGGGCACCAGGCCACGCCGCCGCCCGGGCCGTACAGCACGCCCCCGCCGCACGCGGCACCGACCCATGCCGCACCGCAGCACACGGCACCGACCCACGCGGCGCCGCAGCACACGACCCCGACCCACGCCGCGCCCGGCCACACCTACGCGCCGCAGCAGGGGCCCTTCCCGCCGTCGTACCCGCACCCGGGAGCCCCGGGAGGGCCGATGTCCACGCCGCCCGGCGCGCGGCGCGGCTCGGCCAAGAAGGGGCTGTTCGTCGCCGTGGCAGCCGTGCTCGCCTTCGGTGTCGTGGGCGGTGTCACCGCCTACACGCTCCTGAAGGACAAGGACCGGACGAACGCTTCGGACAACGACAAGCCGAGCGGCACGGGGGGCCCGACGGCTTCGGGTACCACCGGGACCGGCGGCACCGGTAGCACCAGCGGCACGACCGGCACGCCCAGTGCGAAGCCCCCGACCGCGCCCGCCGCGAAGCCCGCCGACTTCACGAACATCAACCTCACCGCCGGATACCACCTGACCCTCGGGGACGAGGTCGTACGGCCCCAGGACGGCGAGGACGGCGGGTACGAACTCTCCTACGACACCGGCGGGTACTTCGACGCCGAGAGCAGCGGCGGCAACCTGGTGCTCCTCGACCCCGGGCAGGTGGGCTCCCTCGACGTGTGCCGCGCGGAGACCCGGTTCACCCAGAACGTGTACGTGAGCAAGCTGTCCCAGGGCCGCCAGCTGTGCGTCACGACGGGGAGCGGCCACATGGGCCTCGTCACCGTCAAGGGCATCTCCCCGGAGGACTCGCCCAGCACCTACGTGACCATCGACGTGACCGTCTGGCGGAACGCCGCCCCGTCGTCGTAG